A part of Corynebacterium lactis RW2-5 genomic DNA contains:
- the typA gene encoding translational GTPase TypA, whose protein sequence is MSDTEFRNVAIVAHVDHGKTTLVNAMLEQSGVFGDHEEVADRVMDSGDLEKEKGITILAKNTAIRRKGEGKNGEDLIINVIDTPGHADFGGEVERALSMVDGVVLLIDSSEGPLPQTRFVLGKALAASMPVIIVVNKTDRPDARIDEVVEEAQDLLLELASTIEDPAAAEAAERNLELPVLYASGRAGKASTENPGNGNLPESDNLQPLFDVITEVLPEPSAEIDAPLQAQVTNLDSSSFLGRIGLIRIHKGRIRKGQQISWVHYDSDGQQHVKTAKIAELLRTVGVTRVPTDEAIAGDIAAISGIDEVMIGDSLCDVEHPDPLPRILVDEPAISMTIGVNTSPLAGKGGGDKLTARVVKARLDQELIGNVSLRVLPTERPDAWEVQGRGEMALSVLVETMRREGFELTVGKPQVVTKTVDGKVQEPYEHLTIDVPEEHLGAITQLMAARKGRMEHMGNQGSGWVRMEFLVPSRGLIGFRTTFMTETKGTGIANHYSAGYGEWAGEIKDRMTGSLVADRTGQITAYALIQLADRGTFFVEPGDQAYEGMVVGQNPRDEDMDINITKEKKLTNMRSATADATVTLAAAHRLTLDEAMEFCGADECVEVTPESIRVRKQILGATERARARSRAKAMNKK, encoded by the coding sequence GTGAGCGATACTGAGTTCCGTAATGTCGCCATCGTCGCGCACGTCGACCATGGCAAGACCACTCTCGTGAACGCGATGCTGGAACAGTCCGGTGTCTTCGGCGACCATGAAGAAGTCGCAGACCGTGTGATGGACTCCGGTGACCTTGAAAAGGAAAAGGGCATCACCATCCTCGCGAAGAACACCGCAATTCGCCGAAAAGGTGAGGGCAAGAACGGCGAAGACCTCATCATCAACGTCATTGACACCCCGGGCCACGCTGACTTTGGCGGCGAGGTTGAGCGCGCCCTGTCCATGGTCGACGGTGTCGTGCTGCTGATTGACTCCTCCGAGGGGCCGCTCCCGCAGACCCGCTTCGTCCTGGGCAAGGCGCTCGCCGCCTCGATGCCGGTCATCATTGTCGTGAACAAGACCGACCGCCCCGACGCACGTATCGACGAGGTCGTGGAAGAGGCGCAGGACCTGCTTCTGGAGCTCGCCTCCACCATCGAGGACCCGGCCGCCGCCGAGGCCGCCGAGCGCAACCTCGAGCTTCCGGTCCTGTACGCCTCCGGCCGTGCCGGTAAGGCCTCGACCGAGAACCCGGGCAACGGAAACCTGCCGGAGTCCGATAACCTGCAGCCGCTGTTCGACGTCATCACTGAGGTTCTGCCTGAGCCGTCGGCGGAGATTGACGCGCCGCTGCAGGCACAGGTCACCAACCTGGACTCCAGCTCCTTCCTCGGCCGTATTGGCTTGATTCGTATTCATAAGGGCCGTATCCGCAAGGGACAGCAGATCTCCTGGGTTCACTACGACTCCGACGGCCAGCAGCACGTCAAGACCGCCAAGATCGCTGAGCTGCTCCGCACCGTCGGCGTCACCCGCGTGCCTACCGACGAAGCGATTGCCGGCGACATTGCAGCAATTTCCGGTATCGACGAAGTCATGATCGGCGACAGCCTCTGCGACGTCGAGCACCCAGACCCGCTGCCGCGCATCCTCGTTGATGAGCCGGCGATCTCCATGACCATCGGCGTGAACACCTCTCCGCTGGCCGGTAAGGGCGGCGGCGACAAGCTAACCGCGCGCGTCGTGAAGGCGCGCCTGGACCAGGAGCTGATTGGTAACGTGTCGCTGCGCGTTCTGCCGACTGAGCGCCCAGACGCCTGGGAGGTTCAGGGCCGTGGTGAGATGGCTCTGTCCGTCCTGGTGGAGACCATGCGTCGTGAGGGCTTCGAGCTGACCGTCGGCAAGCCGCAGGTTGTTACGAAGACCGTCGACGGCAAGGTCCAGGAGCCCTACGAGCACCTGACCATCGACGTGCCCGAGGAGCACCTTGGCGCTATCACTCAGCTGATGGCTGCTCGTAAGGGGCGCATGGAGCACATGGGTAACCAGGGCAGCGGCTGGGTTCGTATGGAATTCCTGGTTCCGTCCCGCGGCCTGATTGGCTTCCGCACCACTTTCATGACCGAGACCAAGGGAACCGGTATCGCCAACCACTACTCCGCCGGCTACGGCGAGTGGGCGGGCGAGATTAAGGATCGCATGACCGGCTCGCTGGTTGCCGACCGTACTGGCCAGATCACCGCATACGCGCTGATCCAGCTGGCTGATCGCGGCACTTTCTTCGTCGAGCCGGGTGACCAGGCCTACGAGGGCATGGTTGTCGGCCAGAACCCGCGTGATGAGGACATGGACATCAACATCACAAAGGAGAAGAAGCTGACCAACATGCGTTCCGCCACGGCCGACGCGACGGTCACGCTGGCCGCGGCTCACCGCCTGACCTTGGATGAGGCCATGGAATTCTGTGGCGCCGACGAATGCGTGGAGGTCACTCCGGAGAGCATCCGCGTGCGCAAGCAGATTCTCGGCGCGACCGAGCGCGCCCGTGCCCGCTCCCGCGCGAAGGCTATGAACAAGAAGTAG
- the fdxA gene encoding ferredoxin, with protein sequence MTYIIAQPCVDVLDRACVEECPVDCIYEGKRMLYIHPDECVDCGACEPVCPVEAIFYEDDVPDEWIEYIDANVDWFDELGSPGGAAKLGPQDFDVPFIEALPPQAED encoded by the coding sequence ATGACGTACATTATCGCGCAGCCATGTGTCGACGTTCTGGACCGCGCATGTGTTGAAGAGTGCCCGGTCGACTGCATCTACGAGGGCAAGCGAATGCTCTACATCCACCCGGATGAGTGCGTGGACTGCGGCGCTTGTGAGCCCGTTTGCCCAGTCGAGGCAATCTTCTACGAAGACGATGTTCCGGACGAGTGGATCGAGTACATCGACGCCAACGTGGACTGGTTCGATGAGCTCGGCTCCCCGGGCGGTGCAGCCAAGCTTGGCCCACAGGACTTCGACGTGCCGTTCATTGAGGCTCTGCCGCCACAGGCAGAGGACTAG
- a CDS encoding DUF402 domain-containing protein: MPAATSKAHAPKVEFFDIAAQVNTDPKGFRRSVDEFRRLSPSRLYMRRGMDHPKFGYLESFLLADAGLRISIYHFRPGVRLEHVRYVDIVDIDRTNDNCWKVTDLYLDILQSPVDGDAVAPLPEGAATEVLVEDVDELVAAHQEGLISDDQTERAIERALHSRAAIAACGDSVDRWLSRLNLGQAWADHVVLSPAMAD, translated from the coding sequence ATGCCTGCAGCCACTTCTAAAGCCCACGCGCCCAAGGTCGAGTTTTTCGACATCGCCGCTCAGGTAAACACGGATCCCAAGGGGTTCCGGCGCAGCGTGGACGAATTCCGGCGGCTTTCCCCTTCGCGCCTCTATATGCGCCGTGGAATGGACCACCCGAAATTCGGCTACCTCGAGTCATTCTTGTTGGCGGATGCTGGCCTGCGGATTAGCATCTATCACTTCCGCCCGGGCGTGCGCCTCGAGCATGTTCGCTACGTCGACATCGTAGATATCGACCGCACGAACGACAACTGTTGGAAGGTGACCGACCTCTATCTGGATATCCTCCAGTCCCCCGTAGACGGGGATGCTGTCGCGCCGCTGCCTGAAGGTGCTGCCACCGAGGTTCTCGTCGAGGACGTCGACGAGCTGGTTGCCGCGCACCAGGAGGGGCTCATCAGCGATGACCAGACTGAACGCGCGATTGAACGAGCCCTCCATTCGCGCGCCGCGATTGCCGCCTGCGGAGACAGCGTTGACCGATGGCTTTCGAGGCTCAACCTCGGCCAAGCCTGGGCCGACCACGTCGTACTCTCCCCCGCCATGGCCGACTGA
- the dapC gene encoding succinyldiaminopimelate transaminase, with amino-acid sequence MTNSASDSVRGRARARVTPGSRLPQFPWDSLADAKAIATAHPEGIVNLSVGTPVDEVAPLIRTALADHAEEPGYPATAGTPQLRQAIVDAMERRFSVTGLSAALKGGNVLPVVGTKEAIAWLPFLLGIGEGHTVVIPELSYPTYEVGVKLAGAELVRADSLTQIAPSTPSLLFINSPGNPNGKVLGVEHLRKVVSWARERGVIVASDECYLGLGWEAEPVSILDPRVCDGDFTNLLAIHSLSKTSNMASYRSGWFAGDSDLIAELLSVRRHAGLMMPGPIQHATVAALSDDAHEAEQKELYCKRRAALKQALESADFRIDDSEAGLYLWATRGEDCRATLNWLAERGILVAPGEFYGPKGAKHVRVGLTATTDAVESAAKRIRQ; translated from the coding sequence GTGACCAATTCCGCATCCGACTCCGTCCGCGGCCGCGCTCGTGCCCGCGTCACCCCAGGCTCCCGTCTCCCGCAGTTTCCGTGGGATTCGCTTGCCGACGCCAAGGCCATCGCCACCGCGCACCCGGAAGGCATTGTGAATCTGTCGGTCGGAACCCCGGTCGACGAGGTCGCACCTCTGATTCGCACGGCGTTGGCGGACCACGCAGAGGAGCCGGGCTACCCGGCGACGGCGGGAACGCCGCAGCTGCGGCAGGCCATCGTTGACGCGATGGAGCGGCGCTTTTCCGTAACGGGGCTGTCCGCAGCGCTAAAGGGCGGCAACGTTCTACCCGTCGTCGGCACGAAGGAAGCGATTGCTTGGCTTCCTTTCCTACTCGGAATCGGGGAGGGGCACACGGTGGTCATCCCGGAGCTTTCCTACCCGACCTACGAGGTCGGCGTAAAGCTGGCCGGCGCGGAGCTAGTGCGCGCTGATTCCCTGACGCAAATTGCTCCCTCGACCCCGAGCCTGCTGTTTATTAACTCCCCGGGTAACCCGAACGGCAAGGTGCTGGGCGTGGAGCACCTGCGCAAGGTTGTGTCGTGGGCGCGCGAGCGCGGCGTCATCGTCGCCTCCGACGAGTGCTACCTGGGTCTGGGCTGGGAGGCCGAGCCGGTCAGCATCCTGGACCCGCGCGTTTGCGATGGCGATTTCACCAACCTGCTCGCGATTCATTCACTGTCCAAGACCTCGAATATGGCATCTTATCGTTCCGGTTGGTTCGCCGGCGATTCCGATTTGATTGCCGAGCTACTATCCGTGCGTCGTCACGCGGGGCTTATGATGCCGGGGCCGATTCAACATGCCACCGTCGCCGCGCTTTCCGACGATGCTCACGAAGCCGAGCAGAAGGAGCTCTACTGCAAGCGCCGGGCTGCGTTGAAGCAGGCCCTGGAGTCCGCGGATTTCCGTATTGATGACTCGGAGGCGGGCCTGTACCTATGGGCAACTCGTGGCGAGGATTGCCGGGCGACCCTGAACTGGCTGGCTGAGCGGGGAATTTTGGTGGC
- the mshB gene encoding N-acetyl-1-D-myo-inositol-2-amino-2-deoxy-alpha-D-glucopyranoside deacetylase, giving the protein MKLLFVHAHPDDESIWTGGLIAAAARAGASVSVVTCTMGELGEVIGEPYQGLVADASDQLGGFRVAELREALRHLGANGPGNVPQFLGGAGRWRDSGMVGDKGNGHQRAFINSGDEAVEQLRAIVEQVRPDLVITYDADGGYGHPDHIRAHDITVAACGDRFPTLWAVTDWDAMRGGLDAIMVVPDSWRSCGVDDFATAKGQIEITLDDAAVAAKTAAMRAHATQIWMADGSVSEVNPQAAVGSVDGTGRARAVWALSNLDCQPMLATEAYRLGTATRETIDRLAELVPVHVKEELEEN; this is encoded by the coding sequence GTGAAGTTGCTTTTCGTTCACGCCCACCCCGACGATGAGTCGATTTGGACCGGGGGCTTGATTGCCGCGGCCGCGCGTGCGGGGGCGTCGGTAAGCGTGGTGACCTGCACAATGGGAGAGCTAGGGGAGGTCATCGGCGAGCCCTACCAGGGGCTGGTGGCGGATGCCTCCGACCAGCTGGGAGGCTTCCGGGTCGCGGAGCTGCGCGAGGCGCTGCGCCATCTCGGTGCCAATGGCCCGGGCAACGTTCCGCAGTTCCTCGGTGGTGCGGGGCGCTGGCGGGACTCGGGCATGGTGGGGGACAAGGGCAATGGGCACCAGCGGGCCTTCATCAATTCCGGCGATGAGGCGGTCGAGCAGCTCCGCGCGATTGTTGAGCAGGTCCGGCCAGATCTCGTCATCACCTACGACGCCGACGGCGGCTACGGGCACCCCGACCACATCCGTGCGCACGACATTACGGTCGCTGCCTGCGGCGACCGCTTTCCGACGCTGTGGGCGGTCACGGACTGGGATGCCATGCGGGGCGGTCTGGATGCCATTATGGTTGTTCCGGATAGCTGGCGGAGCTGCGGAGTGGATGACTTTGCGACCGCGAAGGGGCAAATCGAAATTACTCTCGACGATGCCGCGGTGGCTGCGAAGACCGCAGCGATGCGAGCTCATGCGACCCAGATCTGGATGGCGGATGGCTCGGTCAGCGAGGTCAATCCTCAAGCAGCGGTGGGAAGTGTCGACGGCACAGGTCGTGCACGCGCGGTGTGGGCGCTGTCGAACCTGGACTGCCAGCCGATGCTCGCAACGGAGGCCTATCGGCTGGGAACTGCGACGCGGGAAACTATCGATCGGCTCGCGGAGTTGGTGCCGGTGCACGTCAAAGAAGAGCTGGAGGAAAACTAG
- a CDS encoding ABC transporter family substrate-binding protein yields the protein MSSISRRHAVSGRILTISSVCVAAALLSSCMANPSDAPTVEGAPEPPEQKQVQEDQQKKMREVSVGVDEFVEGFNPHLLQDMSPVTSLVARLTLPSAFVPDPQTGDNWLMNEDLLESAVAVDAGASGATEHVRYTIRQGAQWSDGTPISGEDFRYLYSQVTSTPGALDLASYELIKSIAVSEAGRQIDVTFKHPVMQWKHLFASLLPAHLMRTSTDGFSLASHFPASGGQYTVDAMDVGRNVIRLVRNDRYWGKTQATSEVVTLRAMRSAIDGAEQMRSSQLQAAQIRPAQTTALTYSLVPGASEFIHEPPRSLVFSTNLAAPRLKNEAIRKALLSTINVEQVAEVATGRSAADSAEAQVSSSAVSRPENAQQDQAGGNAVPADQFSRVFNRDNPLRIGVVSDGLAARAAAFAVSNQLTSAGIPAVVVPTEQSDLLRTDLPFGTVDAVVSWSTPATTMAAARDRYSCTSGAVGSLAPERTEGSSASARQTESSTEKSSEGAAPTAIPSRERDQGDDSAESIVAPSSAARGQNLTGLCDPKIDRLLSPDTPEVPASLGQEIQARSIELNLVDDALLTVIGPSIEMRPRGQDKDPAQWPNDPVVGRLVGLGSVARVASASDVSAEDKEEK from the coding sequence ATGTCTAGTATTAGCCGCCGTCACGCAGTATCCGGTCGTATCCTTACGATTTCGTCCGTGTGCGTGGCGGCGGCTCTGCTGTCCTCGTGCATGGCCAATCCCTCGGATGCCCCGACGGTCGAGGGAGCTCCGGAGCCTCCAGAGCAGAAGCAGGTGCAGGAGGACCAGCAGAAGAAGATGCGGGAGGTCTCGGTTGGAGTTGATGAGTTTGTAGAGGGGTTCAACCCTCACCTTCTCCAGGACATGTCCCCGGTCACCAGCCTGGTCGCCAGGCTAACCCTGCCCAGTGCCTTCGTCCCCGATCCTCAGACCGGCGATAACTGGTTGATGAATGAGGACTTGCTGGAATCTGCGGTCGCCGTCGACGCTGGAGCCTCTGGTGCGACGGAGCATGTTCGCTACACAATTCGGCAGGGTGCGCAGTGGAGCGACGGCACGCCGATTAGCGGCGAGGATTTTCGTTATCTCTACTCGCAGGTGACCTCGACCCCGGGAGCGCTCGATCTTGCAAGTTACGAGCTGATTAAGTCGATTGCGGTATCGGAAGCTGGGCGCCAGATTGACGTGACCTTTAAACATCCGGTTATGCAGTGGAAACACCTTTTTGCGAGTTTGCTGCCGGCGCATCTGATGCGTACGTCGACGGACGGTTTTTCTTTGGCGAGCCATTTTCCGGCATCAGGCGGGCAGTACACGGTAGATGCTATGGATGTCGGCAGAAACGTCATCCGTCTGGTCCGCAACGATCGCTACTGGGGTAAAACTCAGGCGACTTCCGAGGTTGTAACGCTTCGGGCCATGCGCAGCGCAATCGATGGTGCCGAGCAGATGCGCTCAAGCCAGCTCCAAGCTGCGCAGATTAGGCCAGCCCAGACCACCGCTTTGACCTACAGCCTCGTGCCCGGCGCTAGCGAATTCATTCACGAACCCCCGCGGAGCTTGGTGTTCTCCACGAATCTCGCGGCACCCCGATTGAAAAACGAGGCAATCAGGAAAGCGCTGCTTTCAACCATCAACGTTGAGCAGGTTGCGGAGGTCGCAACAGGGCGTAGCGCGGCTGATTCCGCGGAGGCACAGGTTTCCTCCTCGGCTGTCAGTCGGCCGGAGAATGCGCAGCAGGATCAAGCTGGTGGCAACGCTGTGCCCGCGGATCAGTTTTCCAGGGTGTTTAACCGCGACAATCCTCTCCGCATCGGAGTGGTCAGTGATGGATTGGCAGCGCGCGCTGCCGCCTTTGCCGTTTCCAACCAGCTGACTTCGGCGGGGATTCCAGCCGTAGTGGTTCCCACGGAACAGTCGGATTTGCTTAGGACGGATCTTCCTTTCGGCACGGTCGATGCGGTTGTGTCGTGGAGCACGCCTGCGACGACAATGGCAGCGGCGCGAGACAGATACTCTTGTACGTCCGGGGCGGTCGGTTCCCTGGCTCCGGAGAGGACGGAAGGCTCCTCAGCTAGTGCTCGTCAGACCGAATCGTCGACGGAGAAATCCTCGGAAGGTGCGGCTCCTACAGCGATTCCTTCCCGGGAACGTGATCAGGGCGATGATTCAGCAGAGAGTATCGTCGCACCCTCCTCGGCTGCCCGCGGCCAGAACCTCACCGGCCTGTGCGATCCGAAGATCGATCGTCTGCTCAGCCCTGATACCCCGGAGGTTCCGGCTTCCCTGGGGCAAGAAATTCAGGCCCGAAGCATTGAGTTGAACTTGGTGGACGACGCCTTGCTTACGGTAATTGGCCCGAGCATTGAGATGCGCCCGAGGGGCCAGGACAAAGATCCGGCACAGTGGCCGAATGACCCGGTTGTGGGGCGACTGGTCGGCCTTGGCAGCGTTGCCCGAGTCGCCAGCGCTTCAGATGTTTCCGCAGAGGATAAAGAGGAGAAATAG